A region from the Manihot esculenta cultivar AM560-2 chromosome 13, M.esculenta_v8, whole genome shotgun sequence genome encodes:
- the LOC110630007 gene encoding lysosomal Pro-X carboxypeptidase encodes MGFPNLSTTLIPHLLLIIIVGVATASPPSVASRFSKFSLSKRAPRFLTKFSHPIKPHQHQEYRYETRYFYQQLDHFSFSDLPSFPQRYLINTEHWVGPDRLGPIFLYCGNEGDIEWFAVNTGFIWDIAPRFGAMVVFPEHRYYGESMPFGSGDVAYKNATTLAYLTAEQALADFAVLITDLKRNLSAEGCPVVLFGGSYGGMLAAWMRLKYPHIAIGALASSAPILQFEDIVPPETFYNIVSNDFKRESSSCFNTVKESWDALVSEGLKKNGLLQLTKTFRLCRELNSTEELANWLESAYSYLAMVDYPYPSAFMMPLPGHPIREVCKKIDGCPDGTSILECIFEGVSVYYNYTGDVDCFELDDDPHGLDGWNWQACTEMVMPMASSKDTSMFPTYDFNYTSFKEECWKQYRVVPRPQWITTEFGGHDIKAVLENFGSNIIFSNGLLDPWSGGSVLQNISETVVALVTEEGAHHIDLRPSTPEDPDWLVEQRTAEIKLIEGWINSYNQKKKTSFNM; translated from the exons ATGGGATTCCCCAATCTATCCACTACTCTAATCCCTCATCTCCTTCTGATCATCATCGTCGGCGTCGCCACAGCTTCACCACCATCAGTTGCCTCACGCTTCTCCAAGTTTTCCTTGTCCAAGCGAGCCCCGCGCTTCCTTACCAAATTCTCACACCCGATCAAACCCCACCAGCACCAAGAGTACCGATATGAGACCCGATACTTCTACCAGCAACTCGACCACTTCAGCTTCTCGGACCTCCCAAGTTTCCCCCAACGGTACCTCATAAACACTGAGCACTGGGTGGGTCCCGACCGATTGGGCCCTATCTTCCTCTACTGCGGAAATGAGGGCGACATTGAATGGTTCGCCGTCAATACTGGCTTCATTTGGGATATTGCGCCCCGTTTCGGCGCTATGGTCGTTTTCCCTGAG CACCGGTATTATGGAGAATCAATGCCATTTGGGAGCGGGGACGTGGCGTATAAGAACGCCACGACGCTAGCGTATCTTACCGCGGAGCAAGCTCTGGCTGATTTCGCGGTGCTGATTACGGACTTGAAAAGGAACTTATCGGCCGAGGGTTGTCCAGTGGTGTTATTCGGTGGATCGTATGGTGGAA TGCTAGCGGCGTGGATGAGGCTGAAGTATCCTCACATAGCAATCGGTGCACTTGCTTCCTCGGCGCCGATTCTTCAATTTGAAGACATCGTGCCCCCGGAAACTTTTTATAATATTGTCTCCAACGATTTCAAG CGGGAAAGCTCCAGTTGCTTTAACACTGTAAAAGAGTCATGGGACGCATTGGTATCTGAGGGTCTGAAAAAGAATGGACTTCTGCAATTAACCAAAACTTTTCGCCTGTGTCG GGAATTGAATAGCACGGAAGAACTTGCAAACTGGCTAGAGTCTGCTTATAGTTACTTGGCGATGGTGGACTATCCCTATCCTTCCGCATTTATGATGCCTCTGCCTGGACACCCCATAAGAGAG GTTTGCAAAAAAATCGATGGTTGTCCTGATGGGACCAGCATTCTGGAGTGTATTTTTGAAGGAGTAAGCGTCTATTACAATTATACTGGGGATGTTGACTGCTTTGAACTGGATGATGATCCTCATGGCTTGGATGGTTGGAACTGGCAG GCTTGTACTGAGATGGTGATGCCTATGGCTAGTAGTAAGGACACAAGCATGTTTCCGACATATGATTTCAATTATACTTCTTTTAAAGAAGAATGCTGGAAGCAATACAGGGTTGTGCCTAGGCCTCAATGGATAACAACAGAATTTGGTGGACAT GACATCAAGGCTGTGCTGGAAAATTTTGGAAGCAACATCATTTTCTCTAATGGTCTACTGGATCCTTGGAGTGGTGGGAG TGTTCTGCAGAATATATCAGAAACTGTTGTTGCTCTTGTAACAGAAGAAG GGGCTCATCACATAGACTTACGTCCATCAACACCTGAGGATCCTGATTGGTTGGTAGAGCAGAGAACAGCTGAAATCAAGCTGATTGAAGGATGGATAAATAGCTACaatcagaaaaagaaaacatCTTTCAACATGTAG